GAAGGGCGAGCGCGCGACCGACACCGACATGCCGGCCATCGCCAAGTTCGCCGCGCTTCCCGAGCGCCGGCGGGTGGCGCCGGCCGCCTTCCTCACCGTGCAGGAGGGTTGCGACAAGTTCTGCACCTATTGCGTCGTGCCCTACACGCGCGGAGCGGAAATCTCGCGGCCTTTCAGCGATCTGGTCGAGGAAGCGAAGAAGCTGGTCGATGCGGGCGCGAAGGAGATCACGCTGCTAGGCCAGAATGTCTCGGCCTGGAGCGGCGAGGACGAGAAGGGCCATCAGCAGGGCCTCGACGGGTTGATCCGGCGGCTGGCGACGATCCCCGACCTCCGTCGCATCCGCTACACGACCAGCCACCCGGCCGACATGGACGAAGGCCTGATCGCCGCGCATGGCGAGGTCGAAAAGCTCATGCCCTTCCTCCATCTGCCGGTCCAGTCGGGCAGCGACCGGGTGCTGAAAGCGATGAACCGCTCGCACACCGGCGACAGCTACCTGAAACTGCTCGAACGCTTCCGCGCGGCGCGGCCCGACATCGCTCTCAGCGGTGACTTCATCGTCGGCTTTCCCGGCGAGACCGATGCCGAGTTCGAACAGACGCTCGCTTTGGTCGATACGGTCGGCTACGCGCAGGCCTTCAGCTTCAAGTATTCGCCCCGGCCCGGCACTCCGGCGGCGACCATGGATGCCCAAATCGCGCCGGAAATCATGGACGAGCGCCTCCAGCGCCTCCAGGCCGCGCTCAACCGCGATCAGCTCGCCTTCAACCGCGCCACCGAAGGCCGCACCTGCCAGGTCCTGGTAGAGCGCAAGGGCAAGCTTCCCGGCCAGTGGCTCGGCAAGTCGCCCTGGCTGCAGAGCGTGTGGTTCGAGGGCGATTGTGCGATCGGCGATCTGGTCGTCGTGAAGCTGGGCGAGGCGGGGCCGAATTCGCTGGCCGGCACTCTGCGCGTGCCGGTCGAAGCCTGAGTCCGCAAACGCAGCCCAGAGATGACTTTCCACTGTCCTATCGTGCTCTCCCGCTTGCCTAACCTCGTTCGGCCCTTACATTCCCGACTCGGAACCAAAGGAGCCTAATGGCGCGTAAACCCGGCAATCGGCCCGACCGTGACGAGCGGACGAGCTTCAGCAAACCCCCGATCCCCCAGCGCGAGGTGCGCCGGGCTCAGCTTGATCTGAGTTTCGACAATCAGAGCCTGCTTGGGGCCCTGTTCGGGCAGTTCGACGCCAATCTGGTGCAGGTGGAAAACCGGCTCGGCGTGTTCATCTCGGCGCGTGGGAACGAGCTTCATCTGGAAGGGCCGGAGGATAGCGTCGCGCGTGCGCGGGACGTGCTGCGCGCGATGTATGACAAGCTCGCGGTGGGGCAGGATCTCGATGCCGGGCTGATCGAATCGCTGATAGCCATGTCGGACGAGCCGACGCTCGATGGGATCGTCGGCGGCGAGCCGGGCGAGCGGGCGGGAATGCCCCCG
The genomic region above belongs to Qipengyuania spongiae and contains:
- the miaB gene encoding tRNA (N6-isopentenyl adenosine(37)-C2)-methylthiotransferase MiaB, which gives rise to MKSTTTPPKTYRVKSFGCQMNVYDGERMAEMLAERGIAPAPEGEEADLVVLNTCHIREKAAEKVYSDIGRLTKVGRKVGKEPLIAVAGCVAQAEGEEIMARAPAVSMVVGPQAYHRLPEMLARAVKGERATDTDMPAIAKFAALPERRRVAPAAFLTVQEGCDKFCTYCVVPYTRGAEISRPFSDLVEEAKKLVDAGAKEITLLGQNVSAWSGEDEKGHQQGLDGLIRRLATIPDLRRIRYTTSHPADMDEGLIAAHGEVEKLMPFLHLPVQSGSDRVLKAMNRSHTGDSYLKLLERFRAARPDIALSGDFIVGFPGETDAEFEQTLALVDTVGYAQAFSFKYSPRPGTPAATMDAQIAPEIMDERLQRLQAALNRDQLAFNRATEGRTCQVLVERKGKLPGQWLGKSPWLQSVWFEGDCAIGDLVVVKLGEAGPNSLAGTLRVPVEA